One region of Clostridiales bacterium genomic DNA includes:
- a CDS encoding formate--tetrahydrofolate ligase translates to MGYQSDLEIAQRCTMQPICDIARTVGIDDADIEPYGRHKAKVALSVLGQPPRGKGKLILVTAITPTPAGEGKTTTTIGLADALRRIGKDAAVALREPSLGPVFGRKGGATGGGYAQIVPMEDIDLHFTGDFHAIGAANNLLAAMLDNHIQQGNALGIDPRRITWRRCVDMNDRQLRCIVGGLGGRANGVPHEDGFDITAASEIMAVLCLAESMADLKARLGRIIVGYTYDGRPVTARDLKAVGAMAALLRDALKPNLVQTLEGTPAFVHGGPFANIAHGCNSVLATRMAMHRCDYAVTEAGFGADLGAEKFLDIKCRLAGLRPDAAVVVATVRALKMHGGLALNELGTEDLDALRRGVPNLLHHVRCIRDTFGLPCVVAINRFPTDTDREIALLTELCGELGVNVVLSTVWADGGRGGEALAREVVRLCETENRFRFAYELDAPVEEKITAVVRRVYGGAGAEILPAARRQIRELEALGFGGLPVCIAKTQASLSDDPALLGAPAGFTVTVRSVTVSAGAGFLVALTGDVLTMPGLPKVPAAENIDVDDDGRITGLF, encoded by the coding sequence ATGGGATATCAAAGCGATCTGGAGATCGCCCAGCGCTGCACGATGCAGCCGATCTGTGACATTGCACGCACCGTCGGCATCGACGATGCTGATATAGAGCCGTATGGCCGCCATAAGGCGAAGGTGGCCCTGTCCGTGCTCGGGCAGCCGCCGCGCGGAAAAGGCAAACTGATCCTCGTCACGGCCATCACGCCCACGCCCGCTGGCGAGGGCAAGACGACCACGACCATCGGTCTGGCCGACGCGCTGCGCCGCATCGGGAAGGACGCGGCCGTCGCGCTGCGCGAGCCGTCGCTCGGCCCGGTGTTCGGGCGCAAGGGCGGCGCAACCGGCGGCGGCTACGCGCAGATCGTGCCGATGGAGGACATCGACCTGCACTTCACCGGCGACTTTCACGCCATCGGCGCGGCGAACAACCTGCTCGCCGCCATGCTCGACAACCACATCCAGCAGGGCAACGCCCTCGGCATCGACCCGCGGCGCATCACGTGGCGGCGCTGCGTGGACATGAACGACCGGCAGCTGCGCTGCATCGTCGGCGGGCTCGGCGGCAGGGCCAACGGCGTGCCGCACGAGGACGGCTTTGACATCACGGCCGCCAGCGAGATCATGGCCGTACTCTGCCTGGCAGAGTCCATGGCCGATCTGAAGGCGCGGCTGGGCCGCATCATCGTGGGCTACACGTATGACGGCCGACCCGTCACGGCGCGCGACCTCAAGGCCGTGGGCGCGATGGCGGCGCTGCTGCGCGACGCGCTCAAGCCCAACCTCGTGCAGACGCTCGAGGGCACGCCGGCGTTCGTGCATGGTGGGCCGTTTGCCAACATCGCGCACGGGTGCAACAGCGTGCTCGCCACGCGCATGGCCATGCACCGCTGCGACTACGCCGTGACGGAGGCCGGCTTCGGCGCGGATCTCGGCGCGGAGAAGTTTCTGGACATCAAGTGCCGGCTCGCCGGACTGCGGCCGGACGCCGCCGTCGTGGTGGCGACGGTGCGCGCACTGAAAATGCACGGCGGTCTGGCGCTGAACGAACTCGGCACGGAGGATCTCGACGCGCTGCGCCGCGGCGTGCCGAACCTGCTGCACCATGTGCGCTGCATCCGCGACACGTTCGGCCTGCCGTGCGTCGTGGCCATCAACCGCTTCCCCACCGACACCGACCGCGAGATCGCACTGCTGACGGAGCTGTGCGGGGAGCTGGGCGTCAACGTCGTGCTGTCCACCGTCTGGGCCGACGGCGGCCGCGGCGGCGAGGCGCTCGCGCGCGAGGTCGTGCGCCTGTGCGAAACGGAGAACCGTTTCCGTTTTGCCTACGAGCTCGACGCACCGGTCGAGGAAAAGATCACGGCTGTCGTGCGCCGGGTCTACGGCGGCGCGGGCGCGGAGATCCTGCCCGCCGCGCGCAGACAGATCCGCGAGCTGGAGGCGCTCGGCTTCGGCGGCCTGCCGGTGTGCATCGCCAAGACGCAGGCGAGCCTGTCGGACGACCCTGCGCTGCTCGGCGCGCCCGCGGGCTTCACCGTGACCGTGCGCAGCGTGACCGTGTCCGCCGGGGCGGGCTTTCTCGTCGCGCTCACGGGCGACGTGCTCACGATGCCCGGCCTGCCGAAAGTCCCGGCCGCCGAAAACATCGACGTCGATGACGACGGCCGCATCACCGGCCTGTTTTGA
- a CDS encoding SLC13 family permease — translation MTAQILAAVIFVGMFALIIMDKFERQYVTLGSAALVLVVVFGICMHSWDAIKNALNLGAIFRTDFWYGASESASSGVNWSTIFFITGMMIMVEGLGKSGFFRWLCLSLAKLAHYHVVPLLLCFMAMSAFLAMFIDSITVVLFLATVTLELAQILCFDPVPMILSEVFCANLGGAATMCGDPPNIIIGTALGYTFTDFIKNTGVIIGICFVFVLIFFWLCFRKPLKASEAARPADAVCPAPATAIANRKAFVADVIVFLIAVALLVTHAQTGLTVSCIGVIVACLTLLVTVFTNGGAAVKEVLRGVDYKTLLFFIGLFISVAGLEQTGVLKLIAQFISNISGGSIKVVILIILLLSAVCSALIDNIPFAATMVPVVQSIAATQGMDLSVLAWALSLGTDLGGNATPIGASANVVATSVSAKSGHPISWGKYCKYCVPATVLVIAVSLGCLFLRYL, via the coding sequence ATGACTGCTCAAATCCTTGCGGCTGTCATCTTCGTCGGCATGTTTGCGCTCATCATCATGGACAAATTCGAGCGCCAGTATGTCACCCTTGGCAGTGCAGCCCTCGTGCTCGTGGTCGTGTTCGGCATCTGCATGCACAGCTGGGACGCGATCAAAAATGCTCTGAACCTCGGTGCGATCTTCCGCACTGACTTCTGGTACGGCGCTTCGGAGAGCGCAAGCTCCGGCGTCAACTGGTCGACCATCTTCTTCATCACCGGTATGATGATCATGGTCGAGGGCCTCGGCAAATCCGGCTTCTTCCGCTGGCTGTGCCTGTCGCTGGCAAAGCTCGCGCACTACCACGTCGTGCCGCTGCTGCTGTGCTTCATGGCCATGTCCGCGTTTCTGGCCATGTTCATCGACAGCATCACGGTCGTGCTGTTTCTTGCGACCGTCACGCTGGAGCTGGCACAGATCCTGTGCTTTGACCCTGTCCCGATGATCCTGTCGGAAGTCTTCTGCGCCAACCTCGGCGGCGCTGCCACCATGTGCGGCGATCCCCCCAACATCATCATCGGCACCGCGCTCGGCTATACCTTCACGGACTTCATTAAAAACACCGGCGTCATCATCGGCATCTGCTTTGTGTTCGTGCTGATCTTCTTCTGGCTGTGCTTCCGCAAGCCGCTCAAGGCGAGCGAGGCCGCCCGCCCGGCCGACGCCGTCTGCCCCGCTCCGGCGACCGCCATCGCCAACCGCAAGGCGTTCGTCGCGGATGTGATCGTGTTTCTCATCGCGGTCGCGCTGCTCGTGACGCACGCACAGACCGGCCTGACCGTCTCGTGCATCGGCGTCATCGTCGCGTGCCTGACGCTGCTCGTGACCGTGTTTACCAACGGCGGCGCTGCGGTCAAGGAAGTCCTCCGCGGTGTGGACTACAAGACGCTGCTGTTTTTCATCGGCCTGTTCATCTCCGTTGCGGGCCTGGAGCAGACCGGCGTGCTCAAGCTCATCGCGCAGTTCATCTCGAATATCAGCGGCGGCAGCATCAAGGTCGTCATCCTCATCATTCTGCTGCTGTCGGCCGTGTGCAGCGCACTGATCGACAACATTCCGTTCGCGGCCACCATGGTCCCGGTCGTGCAGTCCATCGCGGCGACGCAGGGCATGGATCTGTCCGTGCTCGCCTGGGCGCTGTCGCTCGGCACCGACCTCGGCGGCAACGCCACGCCCATCGGCGCATCGGCCAACGTCGTGGCCACGTCCGTGTCGGCCAAGAGTGGTCACCCCATCAGCTGGGGCAAATACTGCAAATACTGCGTCCCGGCCACCGTGCTGGTCATTGCGGTCTCGCTGGGATGCCTGTTCCTGAGATACCTGTAA
- a CDS encoding NYN domain-containing protein, with amino-acid sequence MENFQKIAVLIDADNTQLSKLEAVLHEVSAYGRIVVKKAYGNWRKDSLKNWEPELKRLAIRAEQQFDYVAGKNTTDIAMVIGAMDLLHNNMYDALVLVSSDSDFTPLAIRLRESGLYIIGAGVTTTPESFKNACDDFILIDYLSKADEKPAAAEHAAEPAAKKPARKTKKTTRSTKKPAAEAAPSAEPEPTPEPEPEPEPKKPNIGEIHNLLHIASEKYQDADGFVNVSSSGLYIKRVKPDFNVRAYGYSKLPELLAAFPNKYQIKRYEGKGGATIIAYKCL; translated from the coding sequence ATGGAAAATTTCCAGAAAATCGCCGTGCTCATCGACGCGGACAACACGCAGCTGTCCAAGCTGGAGGCCGTGCTGCACGAGGTGTCGGCCTACGGCCGCATCGTCGTGAAAAAAGCCTACGGCAACTGGCGCAAGGACTCGCTGAAAAACTGGGAGCCGGAGCTCAAGCGCCTCGCCATCCGCGCCGAGCAGCAGTTTGACTACGTTGCCGGCAAAAACACGACCGACATCGCCATGGTCATCGGAGCCATGGATCTGCTGCACAACAATATGTATGACGCGCTCGTGCTCGTGTCGAGCGACAGCGACTTCACGCCGCTGGCCATCCGTCTGCGCGAGTCGGGCCTGTACATCATCGGCGCCGGCGTGACGACGACGCCGGAGTCGTTCAAAAATGCGTGCGACGACTTCATCCTCATCGACTACCTGTCCAAGGCAGACGAAAAGCCGGCAGCCGCCGAGCACGCCGCAGAGCCCGCGGCCAAAAAGCCCGCCCGCAAGACGAAAAAGACCACCCGCAGCACGAAAAAGCCCGCTGCCGAAGCCGCGCCTTCCGCCGAGCCGGAGCCGACGCCGGAACCCGAACCCGAGCCGGAACCGAAAAAGCCCAATATCGGCGAGATCCACAACCTGCTGCACATCGCGTCCGAGAAGTATCAGGACGCCGACGGCTTTGTCAACGTCAGCTCCTCGGGGCTGTACATCAAGCGCGTCAAGCCCGATTTCAACGTGCGCGCCTACGGCTACAGCAAGCTGCCGGAGCTGCTGGCCGCCTTCCCGAACAAGTATCAGATCAAGCGCTATGAGGGCAAGGGCGGCGCGACGATCATCGCCTATAAATGCCTGTAA
- a CDS encoding polysaccharide deacetylase family protein, translating into MYKVRQAVRKHRKLLSVCAMVLAIALMFWAVNSPAIVGVSAAKRVLPIYSVQRDDRVVSLSFDAAWGNEDTQMLIDILNKYNVHATFFVVGEWVDKYPESVKALADAGNEVMNHSSTHPHMAQLSAEQIQTEVNTCADKIEAVTGTRPTLFRCPYGEYNDTVVSTINGLGMHVIQWDVDSLDWKGLSSDEITSRVLTRVQPGSIVLFHNAAEHTPEALAGIIEALIADGYSIIPISQMILPGDTSIDPNGRQCPAAADEGA; encoded by the coding sequence ATGTACAAAGTGCGGCAAGCCGTCAGAAAACACCGGAAACTGCTGAGCGTGTGCGCGATGGTGCTGGCCATCGCGCTCATGTTCTGGGCGGTCAACAGCCCCGCGATCGTGGGCGTGAGCGCGGCCAAGCGCGTGCTGCCCATCTACAGCGTGCAGCGCGACGACCGCGTCGTGAGTCTGTCATTCGACGCGGCCTGGGGCAACGAGGACACGCAGATGCTCATCGACATCCTCAACAAGTACAACGTCCACGCGACCTTCTTCGTCGTGGGCGAATGGGTGGACAAATATCCGGAGTCGGTCAAGGCGCTCGCAGACGCGGGCAACGAGGTCATGAACCACTCGTCCACGCACCCGCACATGGCGCAGCTGAGCGCCGAGCAGATCCAGACGGAGGTCAACACCTGCGCCGATAAAATTGAGGCCGTCACCGGTACGCGGCCGACGCTGTTTCGCTGTCCCTACGGGGAGTACAACGACACGGTCGTGAGCACCATCAACGGCCTGGGCATGCACGTCATCCAGTGGGACGTCGATTCCCTCGACTGGAAGGGCCTGAGCAGCGACGAGATCACCTCGCGCGTGCTCACGCGCGTGCAGCCGGGCAGCATCGTGCTGTTCCACAACGCGGCCGAGCACACGCCGGAGGCACTGGCCGGGATCATTGAGGCGCTCATCGCCGACGGGTATTCCATCATCCCGATCTCGCAGATGATCCTCCCCGGCGACACGAGCATCGACCCCAACGGCCGCCAGTGCCCGGCGGCCGCGGACGAGGGCGCATAG